The nucleotide sequence CAAAGGCATTATGGCGTATGTGACCGACCCGTGCGTGTCGGTCGACTTCATGGGCGACAATCACGCCTCCAACGTCGACGCAGGCTACACCAAGACCATCGGCAACATGGTCAAGGTCCTCTCGTGGTACGACAATGAGATGGGCTTCACCCATCAAATGCTGCGCCTGGCTGAGTACATGGGAAAGAAACTTTAGTTTATTGGAAGGGATTGTATGACGATCAAATACATCGACGAGCTTGCGATATCTGAAAAACGCGTGTTCATCCGCGTGGATTTCAACGTCTCGCTCGACGATTCCGGCCAGATCAGGGATGACACCCGCATCAAAGCGGCGCTCCCGACAATACGCTACGCGCTCGGAGAGAACGCGAAGGTGATCCTGGCCTCGCACCTGGGCAGACCGAAGGGCAAGCCCAACCCCAAGTACACGCTCAAGCCCGTG is from bacterium and encodes:
- the pgk gene encoding phosphoglycerate kinase — its product is MTIKYIDELAISEKRVFIRVDFNVSLDDSGQIRDDTRIKAALPTIRYALGENAKVILASHLGRPKGKPNPKYTLKPVATRLAELLGDVDVLMPEDCVGDAVKKLNSEMEPGQLMLLENLRFHPEEEANDEGFSKQLAALC